In a single window of the Acyrthosiphon pisum isolate AL4f chromosome X, pea_aphid_22Mar2018_4r6ur, whole genome shotgun sequence genome:
- the LOC103308382 gene encoding protein FAM200B-like, with protein MFDETTDISCTEQLTLVLRYVINNEIHEDFVTFLDAYQSIRQEDKSNSGESKLTGHALGHIVIDVLTKDFGNALKLCVGIGTDGCSVMISQDCGVVTEILKQCTNAVRCPCYNHALNNSLAQSSKIVTVRNTIGTLKEIISFFNASAKRHLVLKNILGKTLTGLCQTRWIEMHDGILQFKSALPKIVEALTEVSMWSERISSSKASILLSAINNSEFIICILAMVDVLKLTMPISRLLQSTSLDLANASSSIDGVKEILEEKRKNVVSEFKAIFSNASDLATVIGFDLRMPRIVGKQINRSNYQAKDTEQYYLRSIYIPLLDTVKTDMTLRLSTSNLEAYDLRLLIPKTIVVLTDKDSCEKKNIIKRILNVATKFSKLYAEVKLMTPDLLEGIYLITNNQT; from the exons ATGTTTGATGAAACTACGGATATTTCATGCACCGAGCAACTTACTTTAGTATTGAGGTATgtgataaataatgaaattcatGAAGATTTTGTGACATTTTTGGATGCTTACCAATCTATTAGACAAGAAGATAAATCAAATTCCGGGGAGTCAAAGCTTACTGGACATGCTCTTGGACATATTGTTATTGATGTTTTAACTAAAGATTTTGGGAATGCCTTAAAATTATGTGTTGGAATTGGTACTGATGGGTGTAGTGTGATGATATCGCAAGATTGTGGAGTGGTAAcagaaattttaaaacagtgTACAAATGCTGTTCGTTGCCCTTGTTATAACCATGCATTAAACAACTCTTTGGCCCAGTCATCTAAAATAGTTACAGTAAGAAATACGATTGGaacattaaaagaaataatttcattttttaatgctTCAGCAAAAAGAcatttagttttgaaaaatatcctTGGCAAAACCTTAACTGGTTTGTGCCAGACCAGATGGATTGAGATGCATGATGGTATCTTGCAATTTAAATCAGCTCTCcctaag ATTGTTGAAGCACTAACTGAAGTATCAATGTGGTCAGAAAGAATATCATCTAGCAAAGCTTCAATTTTGTTGTCAGCCATAAACAATAGTgagtttattatatgtatattagctATGGTTGATGTACTTAAACTAACAATGCCAATATCACGACTTTTGCAATCAACGTCATTGGACTTAGCAAATGCTTCTTCATCAATAGATGGGGTAAAAGAAATTTTAGAGGAAAAAcgtaaaaatgttgtttctgaatttaaagcaattttttcaaatgcaagtgACTTAGCTACAGTTATTGGATTTGACTTAAGAATGCCTAGAATAGTTGGGAAACAAATAAATCGTAGCAATTATCAAGCGAAAGAtactgaacaatattatttgcgAAGTATTTACATACCACTATTGGACACTGTGAAAACAGATATGACTTTGAGATTATCAACCAGTAATTTAGAAGCTTACGATTTACGTTTATTAATTCCTAAAACAATTGTAGTGTTAACTGACAAAGATTCCtgcgagaaaaaaaatataataaaaagaattttAAACGTAGCAActaaattttctaaattatatgcAGAAGTTAAATTGATGACTCCTGATTTATTAGAAGGTATCtacttaataacaaataaccaaACATAA